The genomic stretch TGACAAACAGCCAGGCCAGTGTCAGGCCGGGGCGAACGGTGCTCGGCCAGGCCAGGGTAACGCGCCAGGGCAGCGCCGAGGTGCTCATGCCAGGCTCCTTGCATACTGGCTCTGCGGGTACGGCAACCCCAGGTGCTCACGCAGGGTGCTGGCGCTGTACTCGTGACGGAACACCCCGCGCTTGCGCAGCAGCGGCACCACCTCATCGACAAACACTTCGACCCCCGAAGGAAACATGTCCGGCATGATGTTGAAGCCATCGGCCGCGCCTGCGAGGAACCAGTGTTGCAGCGTGTCGGCCACCTGTTCCGGGGTGCCCACCAGCAGCCGATGACCGACCAGGATGCGCCGCGACAGTTCGCGCACCGTCAGGCCTTCGCGGCGGGCCAGGTTGAGCTGGGCTTCAAGAAACCCCTGGGAGCCTTTCTCATAGCTGCCGACTTCACCGATCCTCGCCCATGGCAGTGGCGCATCCAATTCCAGTTCCTGTGCCGGGATGCCGATCCGCGCGGCCACTTGCTGAATCAGGCCATGTTCGCCGTGGTAGGCATTGAGTTGATCAAAGCGCGCATGGGCTTCGGCTTCGCTGCTGCCGATCACCGTGGACAGGCCCGGCATGATTTTCAGGTGCTCGGGGTTGCGCCCCCATTGCTGGGCGCGCTGCTTCATGTCGCGGTAGAAGTGCTGGCCATCCTCCAGGCTGGTCTGGGTGGTGAAAATCACGTCGGCATACCGCGACCCCAGGGCCTTGCCACCTTCCGACGAGCCGGCCTGCACCAGCACCGGCCGGCCCTGGGGCGAGCGGGGCAGGTTCAGCGGGCCCTTGATGGAAAAGTGCTGGCCGACAAAGTCCTGGGTGTGGATCTTGTCTGGGTGTGCGTACCGCCCGTTAGCCGCATCGCCGATGATTGCGTCGTCCTCCCAGCTGTCCCAGAGCTTGAACGCGATATCGATAAACTCCTCGGCACGGGCATAGCGTTCGCCATGCTGCAACTGGTTGGCCAGGCCGAAATTCTGCGCGGCGGCGTCCGTGGCGTTGGTCACCACATTCCATGCTGCGCGGCCCGCGCTGATGTGGTCCAGGGAGGCAAAGCGCCGCGCCAGGTTGTAGGGATCGTTATAGGTGCTGGAGGCGGTGGCGATCACCCCGATGTGTTGCGTGGCCAGGGCCACGGCGGTCAGCAGGAGGGTCGGCTCCAGACGGCCCAACGGTTGCGTGGCCACGTCGCCTACCAGGGCCGGGCCGTCGGCCAGGAAGATCGCATCCAGGCAGCCACGCTCGCAGATACGCGCGATATTGCGGTAATACTCCACATCCAGGTAAGCGTCGGCCGGCACTTCGCCGACCCGCCAGGCCGCCGCGTGCGCGCCGAAACCGAGGATGTTCATACCAATGCTCATGTGATTGTTCATGCAAGCTCCTTGAGTTAGCCCTCGGCTTAGACAGCGCTGGCTTCATCGCGTGCGTTGGCATGTGCGGGGTTGTCGGCCAGCGCCTGTTCCTGGGCGGCGCGCCAGGCGGCGGCAGGGCTGACAGCGTTGAGGTAGAAATCGCCCAGGGCCCGTTCGCGGTAGATCGCCGGGTTGTGCGAGGCCAGGGTGCGGGCATTGCGCCAATGCCGGTCAAGGCTGCGGCCCCGGCTGGTGGCCGAGGCACCGCCGACTTCGAACAGCAGGCTGGTGGCTTCCAGCACCAGCGGCAGGATCACTTGCTGCGCCTGGTAGGTGCGCACATCCGCGTCGACGTAGTGTGCTTCGCTGATGGAGCCGTCGAGCACGGCCTCGTGGGTGGTTTGCAATACCTGCGCGGTGCTCTGCACCAGGCTGTCGGCGGCATAGGACAGGCTCGACAATTTGCCCACCACCCGTTGCACCAGCGGGTCCAGGCGCGGGCTGGACTGCCCGGGAATGCCAAAGGCGCGGGTACGGCCCTGGACAAACTCGACGGCGTCACGCAACGCCGCACGGGCGATCCCGGCCAGGGTCGCCAGGTGGAACAACTGGTAGAACGCCGAGATATATGACTCGGCGCGCAACTCGCCGGGTTTGAAGCGCCGCAGCACCTGATGCTCGGGCACCGCCACCTGGTCGAAGCGCGTGGTGCCGCTGCCGCTCAGGCGCTGGCCAAAGCCGTCCCAGTCATCCACGCGGGTCACGCCGGGCGCATCGGTGGGCACCACCACGCTGATAAAGTCGGTACCGTCGGCGGCGGCCACGGCGATCCAGTCGGCATACAAGGTGCCGGTGCAGTAATACTTCTGGCCGTCCAGTTGCCAGCCTTCGGCGGTGGGTTTGAGCGTCACCGAGTTGTTGGTGGTGTCACT from Pseudomonas fluorescens encodes the following:
- a CDS encoding LLM class flavin-dependent oxidoreductase; the protein is MNNHMSIGMNILGFGAHAAAWRVGEVPADAYLDVEYYRNIARICERGCLDAIFLADGPALVGDVATQPLGRLEPTLLLTAVALATQHIGVIATASSTYNDPYNLARRFASLDHISAGRAAWNVVTNATDAAAQNFGLANQLQHGERYARAEEFIDIAFKLWDSWEDDAIIGDAANGRYAHPDKIHTQDFVGQHFSIKGPLNLPRSPQGRPVLVQAGSSEGGKALGSRYADVIFTTQTSLEDGQHFYRDMKQRAQQWGRNPEHLKIMPGLSTVIGSSEAEAHARFDQLNAYHGEHGLIQQVAARIGIPAQELELDAPLPWARIGEVGSYEKGSQGFLEAQLNLARREGLTVRELSRRILVGHRLLVGTPEQVADTLQHWFLAGAADGFNIMPDMFPSGVEVFVDEVVPLLRKRGVFRHEYSASTLREHLGLPYPQSQYARSLA
- a CDS encoding acyl-CoA dehydrogenase family protein, with amino-acid sequence MSDTQLHERFAPVFQRIAEGAVQREQERTLAFEAVGWLKDTGFGALRVPRSQGGLGASLPQLFDLLTELGSADSNLPQIVRAHFGFVEGRLVSQDHDSQAYWLPKVVAGQLWGAAMAERSDTTNNSVTLKPTAEGWQLDGQKYYCTGTLYADWIAVAAADGTDFISVVVPTDAPGVTRVDDWDGFGQRLSGSGTTRFDQVAVPEHQVLRRFKPGELRAESYISAFYQLFHLATLAGIARAALRDAVEFVQGRTRAFGIPGQSSPRLDPLVQRVVGKLSSLSYAADSLVQSTAQVLQTTHEAVLDGSISEAHYVDADVRTYQAQQVILPLVLEATSLLFEVGGASATSRGRSLDRHWRNARTLASHNPAIYRERALGDFYLNAVSPAAAWRAAQEQALADNPAHANARDEASAV